The following nucleotide sequence is from Malania oleifera isolate guangnan ecotype guangnan chromosome 4, ASM2987363v1, whole genome shotgun sequence.
gatcagaatgttgggcgatgaagaaaaagaattccaaaaagtaaaagttgccgaaatgagaatgcttagatagatgagtgatacaacactgaaagataaattaagaaatgaacatattcgcggtaagttaggtgtaactcttataaaaaataagataagggagggatgactcagatgatTTGGACggttgcaacgtaggccacatagtgcgccagtgaggaagagtgagttagttactgtgggggacagtaaaaggggtagggatagacctaaaataatttggaatgagatagtaaggatttaataaccttgaatttgtcaaaagaaatggttcatgatgacataaattggcggaaaatgattcatatagccagccccacctagtgggacttaaggcttggttttgttgttgttgttgttgtatataaaGTATACACCATTGCAACGTACTGGGCTTCAGCCATAGAACAAAGAGTAACAggttgtttcttactcttccacaCAAATAAAAGAATCAACCGACACCAACAACAAAAGCCATTGGTAGATTTATATGATCATAAATATCCCCAGCCCAACTAGCATCAGCGTAGCCATAAAGTCCTGTCGAAGGCATGATAAGCTGGGAAAATTTGTGTCATTTGTAATGCAAGACGCAAAGTAATGCAGCCCAATTGGCAATGCTCGTTCAAGGTACGGAAATAGGCTAACTAATGGCATGAATTGCATAGGCTATATTTGGATGAGTAATAGCAAGATAAATCAACACCCAACAAACTCATGGTAAAAGGTAGTATGATCATCCAAAGGAGCACCATCAAAAGGAGAAAGTTTGGCATGCAGATCCATAAGAGTCTCAACTTGTAACCAGTTAAGTCTGACACACAAAAGAATCCCGTTGGCATACTGACATTGAGTCAAAAAGATATATAACAAAAGAAGCAACTTCATTATCCAAGAAGTAAAGGAGAGGACCTAAGCTTTTCATCTCAAGCTTATGCCATAGCTTAACTTCCTCAATTTTGGCAGTATAGGGGAAGGATGAttatcatatcatccacatagaatAAGAGAAAAACCAAGCCATTGAGAGGCAATGAATAAATAGAGCTGAGTCATGAGCACCAGGGAGAAAGCCAATTTGGATAACTACACAGAAGAAGTCATATCAAAGTCGAGGCGCTTGCTTAAGGCCGTAAAGAGCATGATTTGAAGTGCAAACATACCCAAATAGATGAGAGAAGCTGGGAGGAAGATGCATGTATACCTCCCGCTTAAAAAGGCATTCTTAACATCTGGCTGGCAGAAATGCTACTGATGCATTGCAGCAACAGACATCAGGTGCAAATAATAGTCTTCTTAGCAATAGGAGCAAATGCTTCTAATTAATACCATATTCCTGAGAAAATCCTTCAGCCACCACGTGAATCTCATAACACTCAAGAGCCATCAAAAGTGGTTCTAACCTCGTATACCCCTTTATATCCGGTCAAATTTTTACCCTAATGGAACTGAATCCTAGTTCTAGTTTTGTGTGATAAGTAGACAACTTATATTGCACTGCATATATCCAATTTTGATCTGTACAAAGAAACAGCCTCTTTGCGTAGAAGCAGGAGTAAGGCTGTGCATGCACTGTGATGATCCTCCTCCTACACTTGCAAAGGTGGGAGTGTTGTGGCCTGGAGACGAATATGGGTCTGAAAGCCACGAGAggggaaggaaaagaaaaggaagaaaaaatgCACAAGAGTATGAGCATTTGGTCATGTCTGGTGTTTTTGTACTtgccaaaattaaatttttttaaaaaatgcacAGGCATATGCATTCACAACCACATGGGGTTGGTTATGATGATATCATTTGCATGTCAAGGATTCTTCATAGTGTTTTTCTTATATCTTTTTCAACTGCCAAAATTTCTGCAGATGATACTTGGGGTGGCAGACGACAACACAGAAAAGGGACCATCTTTGTTTAGTAAAGCAGCAGGCATCTTCTCCTCACTAAATAGATTCATGAATGTCATATCAAAATGATGTTCCTCTGCATCTGTATGATGAGTGGACTAAATCTCCAAATTTGGTCAAGTTCTTTTTTAAGGTCTGCTTACTCGAGTTGTGATTATTTGTCAAAAAAGCAACTTAAAACTTCCCATTGAAAAGTGTAAAAATATTGAAGTAGCTTAGTAGTTGTATTATCTATTTccattgaaaatgaaaatattaatttattctCTCTTTTCCATTCTGTTCCTGAGGTGCTTTCAGATAAACATTCACTTTAGTTTGGGTACAGCCCTTTACTCATCATAAGAGGAAGAAAATGAGAAGCAAACTAAacaaacaaaaatcaaaacaaatgCACATTCTGAAACATGCAGTACGTGGGAGTGTAGCTTTGGTCATTAGGAAAAATGACACAACTCTTGTTAAATAAGTCTTTCTTCCATTTTGCCAGTGTGGCTTGTCAGATATATTACTTGGTTGAAATTCAACACTTTTGAAAGTATCACAAGGTGTATGGTATGATTTCTTAGTTGACCAAAGCTTCTTATCTCACATTTTTGTCACCATTTACATTTTCAGTCAATTGTGACGTTGAAATCTTATCCTCGGGTCATAATCAGAAGAACTGTGAAGCCTCAGACCCAAGGGATCTGTTTGAGGTTGCACCTGGTGGATTTAAAACCTCTATTTCAATCAAATCAATCATGACTGGCCCAGCCATGAACAGAGAGGCCCAAAATACTCCTGCAGAAATCCAAATCAGCCGTACagagtgcacaaggctcccactacTAGAAATGGTCACTGTAGCAATCTTTAGTGATAAGATCTGTTCCAACAAGTCCTGCAGAACGAGGCTTCCTTTTAGCAATTACATTCATTTGTATTCACAAAACATCTCCCTCACAAAGGGGATGAACATAACAGCATGTCATTTTGAACAACAAATACAGCTTATTGGACGACTCAGGCTCTGTTAAATTTTAAAGATTCTTCATGCTTCTGCTCGGACCTTTCACCAATTCAGTCAATATTCCAAGGATGAACAGGAGTTTTGCTAGCAAGTTTCTGCATGATTCTTTTGTCTTAGAACTGCTGCTGTTAGTCCTCCATTGAACCATATCATCATTGCGAATCCAAATGTCAAAACCAATCAACATGTTGGGTTGAAGCCTTGGGCTGCTTCTTAGGCTTTTGGTACCGGTTGTTCTCAAATTTCCCTTTGGCAATAAGAGAATAAAGCAAGTCTGCTTCGGCTGAAGTATCATAAGGAGTGCTCAAGATGCTACAAGATCAAAATTAATTTATCAAGTCAAAGAAACTATTCACATTTAAAAATAATCAGTCAATTCCTAAAATATAACACATTATGCAGGCTCTAATAATGAAAGGGTTCTTCTCCCCCTTCTCTAAGGGAGATAGCAAACTGAGAAACTACAATTATGGTTATTCACACGAGGGACATACATAACTGGTTCAGTGTTGCTCTAAATCAATCACTGTTAAAGCTATGGATTATCGCATGGCATGTTACCCATTTGTAAAGCAGGACTTATGAGCATTCAAGGATTTGAACATATAAAGGTAAGTCCTTGATGAttaggatgagagagagagagagagagagagagtcaaacAAAGGAACAAAAAATCATTCTACTGTCATATAGTCTTATACCTGTCAAGCAGCTCCTCCAGGATAATTCTCTGTGAAGGCGTGACATAATGGATACAACTTCTTGGGCACTGCCCAACTGCAAGCTGAACTTGGTAATCTTCACCATGTCCTAATTAGATGCACAGTCACTCCAAATTCTAAGTAACATGTTACAAGGAAATAAAAGTTAAAGATTCATTTTTCTCCCAGCccttctaataataataataataataataataataaaccacATAAGTATTTAAAAGGAAATGAATGGACCTTGAGAAGTTGCGCGTGCAGTACCAGTAGAAGATGCAAATGTGAAGGCATGGGGTGCTGTTTTTACGCATGAATATGGACATGCTGCAATATTTTAAGAAGTGAAGAAGGCATAAATAAATCTGTACCTTTTGCATGCATCATCGAAAGTTAAATAAATGCATTGCTTCAAATGGACActataaaatatgtatatgtgtgtgtgcgcgcacatgtatgtatgtgtgtaagTGGATAGCACAGGTGACATTATGAAATGAGTTAAAATTCCTATGAAGTAATTATGACTCACACTACAGACTTGAGCACAAGCAAAGGTTTTGATGAATGTTTACAAGCTTTTCAAGATAATGTGGCGAAACTAAATAATTAAGTACCAAGCATCTGAAAAGTAAgatcttcattttttttcttttaaagattTGCAGTTCTATATTTTTAGTGAGACTATTCACTAGTTAGGAAATGTGTGAAGGTTTATCACGATTACCTGTCATTCTTCTCAGCCGTGCCCATCTAATATAGATTGTAAAACCACTGAGAAATTAGGTAAGTAACTATCATGCTTGAGAGTTGAGAGTAATACAAGGATAACTCACAATTGGCAAATTACACGAACATAGATAATCCATTGAAATTCAGGTATACGAGAACACAATAGCCTGAGAGTTCTTCGTCCAGATGATAAAACTGAAAGGGATTCCTTTGCTGGGAAACGTGCATGTACATGCAGTACTCATCTAACATTATTAATGACCTTGCATAAGACATTTATGACTATGAAAAGCTGCACAGGTGTGTTATGATGAATACAAACCACCTTTCCCTGCATTTCATGGTTTGTTGGACAAGGATGAAACGAATTTGTATAGTTTTTTCTGCATTATTGTACAATACCAAATACTCGTCCCAAACTGGTGAAGCAGCATATTTGGCAGCGACAATGTTGCACAAGGATGAAGACTGGGTGAACACTCCAAGGCGGACTGCCTCTTTAAGTTCCCAACCTCCAACTATAGTGTATTGGTGTAGGACAGTAATAAACAGAATGggggagagagaaaagagagaaaccgagagaagaaaagaagatgaTGAAATAACATGGGAGAAGAGAAGAAAACAGCTGCCAGACATAACAGTGTTAGAAacagaacagagagagagagcagaaggggagaagaagaaggaagaagaaaagaggaggaagaagaaagaagaacaaaGATAAGAGGGAGCGGCTGcttgagagagagggagagaaaccAGTTCGGAAAATCTGaattcaaaaaaattgaaaattcaaaaatgataaCTGTCTCATATGACTAACAAACCAAGTAGTTATACCTACAACTAACTGAAACACAAAATTACATATAAAAAAAGAACCCCAACATAACAGGAAATTACACAACACAGACAAAAGTCTAATACAAGCATAGTTTCCTAAGTATAAATCTAAAATAAGTATGCCTAATAGGCGGCCTAAATGATGTAGGCGGTCCTCCTTTTTGTACTTAGGTTCAATGTTAAGGCAAATTGAGTTTCCAAGTTCTATTGCCTTTGCAATTTTTATTCAActaattatttaaaaatcaaCACAACTCCACAAGCATaaattgaaagtttgaaacaaatAAGATAACCCCATGTTTGGAAAGTTGGAACTTGAGTCTTATTTGGACAAAATGTAGCACAAATTTGCATTGAGTTTTCTATAATGCACCCAAACACAAACCTAAGGGTGTTCGATACCTTTGCCAACACAGAGAACCTCATTAACGAAGATGTCAAATGCTTCACATTCTGGATCTTCAAAGGGATCTAAACATTCCTGACAACTGCATCTCCAACAATAAGCATGGGAAAATGAATCTTAGGGCCTTAGGCGATGAAGATAATAGAAGCATTATATAGTCAACAAGTCTTATCGAGTAAAAACTAAATTAGTAAGCATAATAAGGCAACT
It contains:
- the LOC131152702 gene encoding uncharacterized protein LOC131152702 isoform X2, with product MVAMNTITSSFSFPCSISFFPALKTPPSFPSLSPFIANCSHRTAPDPHISTASAFAVLGVDPGCTPAHLKAAFRAKVKEFHPDVRKDGGDSETMIRRVIQAYELLSDFHKSDVIESCQECLDPFEDPECEAFDIFVNEVLCVGKACPYSCVKTAPHAFTFASSTGHGEDYQVQLAVGQCPRSCIHYVTPSQRIILEELLDSILSTPYDTSAEADLLYSLIAKGKFENNRYQKPKKQPKASTQHVDWF
- the LOC131152702 gene encoding uncharacterized protein LOC131152702 isoform X1; its protein translation is MVAMNTITSSFSFPCSISFFPALKTPPSFPSLSPFIANCSHRTAPDPHISTASAFAVLGVDPGCTPAHLKAAFRAKVKEFHPDVRKDGGDSETMIRRVIQAYELLSDFHKSDVIESCQECLDPFEDPECEAFDIFVNEVLCVGKACPYSCVKTAPHAFTFASSTGTARATSQGHGEDYQVQLAVGQCPRSCIHYVTPSQRIILEELLDSILSTPYDTSAEADLLYSLIAKGKFENNRYQKPKKQPKASTQHVDWF